The following are encoded in a window of uncultured Ilyobacter sp. genomic DNA:
- a CDS encoding restriction endonuclease subunit S, with protein MSYKLVQNLNTLKKLPKNYRLVEFSKLVKDATKNVTKIKKQDYLELGKIPIIDQGQEFIAGYSNDIEKNFYKNKAIIFGDHTRKFKYIDFPFYIGADGVKVLESDLKTVFPKYLYYFFQTLNIPNTGYNRHFKYLKDVKIILPPIPTQIKIAAALDKAQELIDKRKEQIQKYDDLLQSVFLDMFGDPVTNPKGWEVDILKEHLNIVGGYAFKSSLFEETGVPVIKIGTVNKGYFDVNTFSYYNEKYLDSLEKYLVVPNDLLISLTGTVGKEDYGNICRSTNEFSQYFLNQRVAKLQFNKETINDYYAEYTFKNPKFKSEIIKLSRGVRQANISNNDIYSLNISLPPLPLQSQFASIVKKVEEEKKKLETSLSELENNFNSIMQRAFKGELF; from the coding sequence ATGAGTTATAAATTAGTTCAAAATTTAAATACATTAAAAAAATTACCTAAAAATTACAGGTTAGTAGAATTTTCTAAATTAGTAAAAGACGCGACTAAAAATGTAACTAAAATAAAAAAACAAGATTACCTTGAATTAGGTAAAATTCCTATTATAGATCAAGGCCAAGAATTTATAGCTGGATATTCAAATGATATTGAGAAAAATTTTTATAAAAATAAAGCAATTATATTTGGAGACCACACAAGAAAATTTAAATATATTGATTTCCCGTTTTATATAGGTGCTGATGGCGTTAAAGTTTTAGAAAGTGATTTAAAAACAGTTTTTCCAAAATATTTATATTATTTTTTCCAAACATTAAATATTCCAAATACAGGATATAATAGACATTTTAAGTATTTAAAAGATGTTAAAATCATTCTACCCCCTATACCCACACAAATAAAGATAGCCGCCGCCCTGGACAAAGCCCAGGAGCTCATCGACAAAAGGAAAGAGCAGATCCAGAAGTATGACGATCTCCTCCAGAGTGTGTTTTTGGATATGTTCGGTGACCCTGTTACGAATCCTAAGGGGTGGGAAGTAGACATTTTAAAAGAGCATCTAAATATAGTTGGTGGATATGCTTTTAAAAGCTCTTTATTTGAAGAAACTGGCGTTCCTGTTATAAAAATAGGTACTGTTAATAAAGGTTATTTTGATGTAAATACTTTTAGTTACTATAATGAAAAGTATTTAGATTCTTTAGAGAAGTATCTTGTGGTACCTAATGATTTACTTATTTCGTTAACTGGAACTGTAGGAAAAGAAGATTATGGAAATATATGCAGGTCTACTAATGAGTTTTCTCAGTATTTCCTAAACCAGCGTGTTGCGAAACTTCAATTTAATAAAGAGACAATAAATGATTACTATGCTGAATATACTTTCAAAAATCCTAAATTTAAAAGTGAAATAATAAAACTTAGTAGAGGGGTTAGGCAAGCAAATATAAGTAATAACGATATTTATAGTTTAAATATTTCTTTACCCCCTCTACCACTGCAAAGTCAATTCGCTTCTATCGTAAAAAAGGTAGAAGAAGAAAAGAAAAAACTGGAGACTTCTCTCTCAGAACTTGAAAATAATTTCAATTCAATTATGCAGAGAGCATTCAAGGGAGAGCTGTTTTAA
- a CDS encoding DUF3800 domain-containing protein codes for MQLIYCDESCHLPNDKINSMVLGAVYCNEKYKREIFNDIRIIKEKHNLSPYFEIKWTKVSIGKIEFYLELLDYFFKKESLNFRGLVAKGKNSLNHEEYNDGDYDTWYYKMYYYLLNYILNLNENHRIFIDIKDTNGGDRTNELHNILCNYMHDKNREIIHDIRQIHSCESEILQLTDLIIGAISYYQRGLNTINPNGGKSLIVNRLKELSGSSLNEKNQSLKFNLFIWTPRK; via the coding sequence ATGCAATTAATATATTGTGATGAAAGTTGTCATCTTCCAAATGATAAAATAAATTCTATGGTGTTAGGCGCAGTGTACTGTAATGAAAAATATAAAAGAGAAATATTTAATGATATAAGAATAATTAAAGAAAAACATAATTTAAGCCCATATTTCGAAATAAAATGGACTAAAGTTTCAATTGGTAAGATAGAATTTTATTTAGAACTCTTAGATTACTTTTTTAAAAAAGAATCCCTCAATTTTAGAGGTCTTGTTGCTAAAGGGAAAAATAGCTTAAACCATGAAGAATATAATGATGGAGATTACGATACTTGGTACTATAAGATGTATTATTACTTACTTAATTATATTCTTAATCTAAATGAAAATCATAGAATTTTTATAGATATAAAAGACACTAATGGAGGCGATAGAACGAATGAATTACATAATATTTTATGTAATTATATGCATGATAAAAATAGAGAAATAATACATGACATTAGGCAAATTCATTCTTGTGAATCCGAAATATTACAATTAACAGATTTAATAATTGGAGCTATTTCATATTATCAGCGTGGATTGAACACTATAAATCCAAATGGTGGGAAAAGTTTAATAGTAAATAGATTAAAAGAACTTTCAGGTTCGTCTTTAAATGAAAAAAATCAAAGTTTAAAGTTTAATCTATTTATTTGGACCCCTAGGAAGTGA
- a CDS encoding DEAD/DEAH box helicase family protein, which translates to MSNLNLNTDNFTFLKDDFNDLYNSCAEAEKNCFLNPRTSAFYSRRALEIGVNLVFQLEGITKPFNANLSELMNHYDFCDLFDDKEQLELLKFVRRTGNFAVHSHNVIEQKASLSCLEIIYDFSVWIAYCYGSLEEDQAFNELLIPRTVQEPQEDLLKKMKELEEQLKVQLENSKYEKVDYKKERDFRVKNISEADTRKLYIDMQLREAGWNLEKPNTIEYKVSGMPNNSQEGYADYVLWGSDGKPLAVVEAKKTMKDPEIGKHQVTLYAECLEKEFSQYPVRFYTNGFETYIWETGEVPRRIYGFYRKDELETVIARRDLLLSVEKARKEIKPEIAGRDYQIRAITKVVETYYNKNRKALLVMATGSGKTRTAMSIVNTLANANMVRRVLFLADRTALVNQAKNSFKNYLSDFTQCNLVEVKENDNSRLVFSTYQTMINEIDKLRKDGSRKFGVGYFDLIIVDESHRSIYKKYGAIFDYFDSMLLGLTATPKEEIDRNTYTIFDLPSGEPTDTYNLHEAAEKGYLVLPLVKEIDLKFPEKGIVYSELSEKEQEEYEDTFSDEEGNLPEKIDGTAINSWLFNSNTVEKVLETLMTSGNKIQGGDKLGKTIVFAKDDKHADFVVKTFDKMYPKMGDFCQKITNTVNYSQDLIDRFSDSKKMPQIAVSVDMLDTGIDVPEILNLVFFKKVRSKAKFWQMIGRGTRLCPNIFGPGLDKTDFYIFDFCKNFTFFETNVNELVTKLQESITQRIFNMRTSLLHKLQHVDFQGDEDYKNLWGKLLALLSSEISTLDKNSAFVRKELRYVEKYSDSNELRVLDENKIIEIKNHISHLPFAIQKDDESAKRFDILILSLQLSILENTTKQKTIIRNLGSIGRELEQKGSIPKVAQNKETIKLLNDDAFWAKTSIVELEEIREVLRELMKFLDKGGEQQQIFYTNFEDSIENMEVKDLGFGRYDYLDPKTKLKKILDEHQEDLAVKKLRNNIPLDHEDIDNLETILFKSEIITKDELIEHCGEEFQELTSKYGENPLGYFLRSIVGLEKAAVQKAFSEFLSEGNFSGKQIDFINMIVEHYIRNGNFEKSKLKEKPFSVMHTKGIQGLFPNIEDIKKLAQTIDNINSSAEFKY; encoded by the coding sequence ATGAGTAACTTAAATTTGAATACAGACAACTTTACTTTTTTAAAAGATGATTTTAATGACTTGTACAATTCTTGTGCAGAAGCTGAAAAAAACTGTTTCCTCAATCCAAGAACCAGTGCTTTTTATTCTCGTAGGGCTCTTGAGATCGGTGTAAACCTTGTATTTCAATTAGAGGGTATAACCAAACCCTTTAATGCCAATTTATCAGAACTCATGAACCACTATGATTTTTGTGACCTTTTTGATGACAAGGAACAGCTTGAACTCCTGAAATTTGTCAGAAGGACTGGTAACTTTGCCGTACATAGCCACAATGTAATAGAGCAAAAGGCCTCTTTGTCCTGCCTTGAGATAATCTATGATTTTTCTGTATGGATAGCTTACTGCTATGGTTCTCTAGAAGAGGATCAGGCATTTAATGAGTTGCTGATACCAAGGACAGTCCAGGAACCACAGGAAGATCTCCTAAAAAAGATGAAAGAGCTTGAGGAACAGCTGAAAGTCCAGCTTGAAAATTCCAAATATGAAAAAGTTGATTACAAGAAAGAGAGAGATTTCAGGGTAAAAAATATCTCTGAAGCTGATACAAGAAAGCTGTATATAGATATGCAGCTGAGAGAAGCAGGATGGAATCTTGAAAAACCTAACACAATAGAATACAAAGTTTCCGGTATGCCCAATAACAGCCAGGAAGGCTATGCTGACTATGTCTTGTGGGGCAGCGACGGCAAACCCCTGGCAGTAGTAGAAGCCAAGAAAACCATGAAAGATCCAGAAATAGGAAAACATCAGGTAACTCTTTATGCTGAATGCCTTGAAAAAGAGTTCAGTCAGTATCCTGTGAGGTTTTATACCAATGGCTTTGAGACCTATATCTGGGAAACTGGAGAAGTTCCAAGGAGGATATACGGTTTCTACAGAAAAGATGAGCTTGAAACTGTAATTGCTAGAAGAGATCTGTTACTGTCTGTAGAGAAAGCCAGAAAAGAGATAAAACCAGAAATAGCGGGAAGGGACTACCAGATAAGAGCCATCACCAAGGTTGTGGAAACCTATTACAATAAAAACAGAAAGGCACTCCTTGTAATGGCTACTGGTTCAGGTAAGACAAGGACAGCCATGTCCATAGTCAATACCCTTGCAAATGCCAACATGGTAAGGAGAGTTCTGTTTCTTGCAGACAGGACAGCCCTTGTAAATCAGGCTAAAAATAGTTTTAAAAATTATCTCAGTGATTTTACACAATGCAACCTCGTAGAGGTAAAAGAAAATGATAACTCAAGGCTTGTCTTCTCCACCTATCAGACCATGATAAATGAAATAGACAAACTGAGAAAAGACGGTTCAAGAAAATTTGGAGTTGGATATTTTGATCTTATTATTGTAGATGAATCCCACAGAAGTATCTACAAAAAATACGGTGCTATTTTTGATTATTTTGATTCTATGCTCTTGGGTCTCACAGCTACACCCAAGGAAGAAATAGACAGAAATACATATACAATTTTTGACTTACCCAGCGGAGAGCCTACAGATACCTACAATCTTCATGAAGCTGCCGAAAAGGGTTATTTGGTCCTTCCCCTGGTAAAGGAGATTGATCTCAAGTTCCCAGAAAAAGGTATCGTTTACAGCGAGCTTTCAGAAAAAGAGCAAGAAGAGTATGAAGATACTTTTTCTGATGAAGAGGGTAATCTCCCCGAAAAAATTGATGGTACTGCCATCAATAGCTGGCTATTCAACAGTAACACAGTTGAAAAAGTCCTAGAAACTCTCATGACCTCTGGAAACAAAATACAGGGTGGGGACAAGCTGGGGAAAACTATTGTCTTTGCAAAAGATGATAAACATGCTGATTTTGTAGTAAAAACTTTTGATAAAATGTACCCAAAAATGGGGGATTTCTGCCAGAAGATAACCAATACAGTGAATTATTCCCAGGACCTTATAGATCGTTTTTCAGATTCTAAGAAGATGCCACAGATAGCTGTATCTGTAGACATGCTTGATACTGGTATAGATGTTCCTGAGATTCTAAACCTTGTATTTTTCAAGAAAGTCAGGTCAAAAGCTAAGTTTTGGCAGATGATAGGCAGAGGTACAAGGCTGTGCCCAAATATATTTGGTCCGGGACTTGATAAAACAGACTTCTATATATTTGATTTCTGCAAGAACTTTACTTTCTTTGAGACAAATGTAAATGAGCTGGTTACAAAACTTCAGGAGTCTATCACACAGAGGATATTCAATATGAGGACCTCCCTTCTCCACAAGTTGCAGCATGTTGATTTCCAAGGTGACGAAGATTACAAAAATCTTTGGGGAAAATTACTGGCTCTTCTTTCCTCTGAGATATCCACTCTTGATAAAAACAGTGCCTTTGTGAGAAAAGAACTGAGATATGTGGAAAAATATAGTGATTCCAATGAACTTAGAGTTTTGGATGAAAATAAGATTATTGAAATAAAAAACCATATAAGCCATCTGCCCTTTGCCATTCAGAAAGATGATGAGTCGGCAAAGAGATTTGATATACTTATTCTTTCGCTCCAGCTTTCTATACTAGAGAATACAACCAAGCAGAAAACCATAATCAGAAATCTAGGATCCATAGGTAGGGAGTTAGAACAAAAAGGATCTATTCCAAAAGTTGCTCAAAATAAGGAGACAATCAAACTCTTGAATGACGATGCATTTTGGGCAAAAACTTCTATAGTGGAATTAGAGGAGATAAGAGAAGTTTTGAGAGAACTGATGAAGTTCCTCGATAAAGGAGGAGAGCAACAACAGATTTTTTATACAAACTTTGAAGACAGTATAGAGAATATGGAGGTAAAAGATCTGGGATTTGGTAGATATGACTATCTGGACCCAAAAACAAAACTCAAAAAAATCCTAGACGAACACCAAGAGGATTTGGCAGTAAAGAAGCTCCGTAATAACATTCCCCTCGATCATGAAGATATAGATAATCTTGAGACTATCTTATTTAAAAGTGAGATTATCACCAAAGATGAGCTTATAGAGCACTGTGGCGAGGAATTCCAAGAGCTCACCAGTAAATACGGAGAAAATCCTCTGGGGTATTTTCTCAGATCCATTGTAGGACTAGAAAAAGCAGCTGTTCAAAAGGCATTTTCAGAATTTTTATCTGAGGGTAATTTTAGCGGTAAGCAGATAGACTTTATAAATATGATCGTAGAACACTATATCCGTAACGGTAATTTTGAGAAATCCAAGCTAAAGGAAAAACCTTTTAGCGTGATGCATACCAAAGGGATACAGGGACTTTTCCCCAATATAGAAGACATAAAGAAGCTCGCTCAAACTATCGACAATATAAACAGTAGTGCAGAGTTCAAGTATTAA
- a CDS encoding site-specific DNA-methyltransferase, which translates to MEIKKLKITEIVPYVNNAKEHPQEQINKIKASIQAFGFNDPIAVDENNVIIEGHGRLIALEQLGFEEVEVIRLDHLSEVEKKQYILAHNKLTMETGFNLEKLELELEAIKVSEGDLTLTGFNLDEIDDINLNLVDRARVGEIEEDEVPEIDLEREPFSKLGDFWKLGDHKLLCGDATNKDQVQLLMGEEKGQLVVTDPPYNVNYEGATKDKLKIANDNLSGNEFYYFLLGSYSRVYESLEDGGGIYVFHADTEGINFRKAMVDAGFYFAQCCVWVKNSLVMGRQDYHWQHEPILVGWKPGKAHNWYSDRKQTTVWKFDRPSRNDIHPTMKPLNLIAYPIENSSKPGDIVIDLFGGSGSTLMACEETERRCRTMEIDPRYVDAIVKRYLASGRENIELIRDGKIYSLDEIKDDLLREDK; encoded by the coding sequence ATGGAAATCAAAAAGTTAAAGATTACGGAGATAGTTCCTTACGTAAATAATGCCAAGGAGCATCCTCAGGAACAGATAAACAAGATAAAGGCGAGTATCCAGGCCTTTGGATTCAATGACCCCATAGCTGTGGATGAGAACAATGTGATTATAGAAGGGCATGGAAGACTTATTGCTCTTGAACAACTAGGCTTTGAAGAGGTGGAAGTAATAAGGCTTGATCATTTGAGCGAAGTGGAGAAAAAGCAGTATATCCTAGCTCATAATAAGCTAACGATGGAAACAGGATTTAATCTTGAAAAACTAGAGCTTGAACTTGAAGCAATAAAAGTATCAGAAGGAGATCTTACCCTTACAGGATTTAATTTGGATGAAATAGATGATATCAATCTCAATCTGGTTGATCGTGCTCGTGTAGGAGAAATAGAAGAGGACGAAGTTCCAGAGATAGACCTGGAAAGAGAACCCTTTTCAAAATTAGGTGACTTCTGGAAACTGGGAGATCATAAACTTCTTTGTGGAGATGCTACAAACAAGGACCAAGTTCAACTACTTATGGGAGAAGAAAAAGGTCAGCTTGTAGTAACGGATCCTCCATACAATGTCAATTATGAAGGCGCTACAAAAGACAAACTAAAGATAGCTAATGACAATCTATCTGGTAATGAATTTTATTATTTCTTACTTGGATCTTATTCCAGGGTATATGAAAGCCTGGAAGATGGAGGAGGAATCTATGTATTTCATGCTGACACTGAAGGAATAAACTTCAGGAAGGCCATGGTGGATGCAGGATTCTATTTTGCTCAATGCTGTGTCTGGGTGAAGAACAGTTTAGTCATGGGAAGACAAGATTATCATTGGCAGCATGAACCTATATTGGTGGGATGGAAGCCTGGGAAAGCACATAATTGGTATTCAGATAGAAAACAGACCACGGTTTGGAAGTTTGACAGGCCATCAAGAAATGATATTCATCCTACTATGAAACCCCTTAACTTGATAGCGTATCCAATTGAAAACAGCTCCAAGCCTGGGGATATAGTCATAGATCTATTTGGTGGAAGTGGCTCGACTCTTATGGCGTGTGAAGAGACAGAAAGAAGATGCAGGACCATGGAGATAGACCCAAGGTATGTGGATGCAATAGTCAAAAGATACCTTGCCAGTGGAAGAGAAAATATAGAGCTTATAAGAGATGGGAAAATATATTCCTTAGATGAGATAAAAGATGATCTTCTGAGGGAGGATAAATAA
- a CDS encoding DUF5655 domain-containing protein has protein sequence MPLFNKNGEVLNLVKQKNFDFEKELQTLIENNLEEIFSCKFVASEFSTGSVHNGRIDTIAISEDKNPVIIEYKKVESSSLLTQSLYYLSWLKDHQGDFQIAVNKSLGEVEIDWSAIRVICIAPDYKKYDLHAAEMMGAPIELWKYKNYENGMFSLEEVFSREKIIKPKPKQETQIIEPPVWTYERHYNKLGTSALKELLEEIREYSLSLDESVEEAPKKLYIAYKVAKNFMCIETFKKRMLLYLKFTSEDIEKYKTFGRDVTNIGHFGTGNFEFAINGIEDMELAKELIRVSFEGIGE, from the coding sequence ATGCCTTTATTTAATAAAAACGGAGAGGTTCTTAACCTTGTAAAACAGAAGAATTTTGACTTTGAAAAAGAACTCCAAACTTTAATTGAAAACAACCTGGAAGAGATTTTCAGCTGTAAGTTTGTAGCCAGCGAATTTTCTACGGGAAGTGTCCACAATGGTCGTATAGATACAATAGCTATTTCCGAGGATAAAAATCCCGTAATAATAGAGTATAAAAAGGTGGAATCATCGAGCCTTTTAACGCAGTCTCTTTATTATCTTTCCTGGCTAAAGGACCATCAGGGGGATTTTCAAATTGCTGTAAATAAGAGCTTGGGAGAAGTAGAGATTGATTGGAGTGCAATACGGGTTATCTGTATTGCACCTGATTATAAAAAATACGACCTTCATGCTGCAGAGATGATGGGGGCACCCATAGAGCTATGGAAGTATAAGAACTATGAAAACGGAATGTTTAGCCTGGAAGAGGTTTTCAGTAGGGAAAAGATAATTAAACCAAAACCAAAGCAGGAAACACAAATAATAGAGCCACCAGTATGGACTTATGAAAGACATTATAACAAGCTGGGGACATCAGCTCTAAAAGAACTTCTAGAAGAGATAAGAGAGTACAGTTTAAGCCTTGATGAGTCAGTGGAAGAGGCTCCAAAGAAACTTTATATAGCATATAAGGTAGCTAAAAATTTTATGTGTATAGAAACTTTTAAAAAGAGGATGCTGCTGTATTTGAAGTTTACCTCTGAAGATATAGAAAAGTACAAAACTTTCGGTCGTGATGTGACGAATATTGGTCACTTTGGGACTGGAAATTTTGAGTTTGCCATAAATGGAATAGAGGATATGGAGTTGGCCAAGGAGCTGATCAGGGTTTCTTTTGAGGGTATAGGGGAATAG